In Burkholderia gladioli, a genomic segment contains:
- a CDS encoding DUF3830 family protein — protein MARVRIIAAGYMFEAETHPDAPETVKAFLSLLPYRQKLIHVRWSGEGCWVPLGGYQLENDGKPVGFENHTSHPSVGDVLFYPGGYSEAEIIMAYGPCVFSSKMGQLAGNHFLTIVKGKEQLRPFGLKILWEGAQEVLFGLM, from the coding sequence ATGGCACGAGTACGTATCATCGCAGCAGGATACATGTTTGAAGCCGAGACACATCCGGATGCGCCGGAAACCGTCAAGGCGTTCTTGTCGCTGCTGCCTTACAGACAGAAGCTGATACATGTCCGATGGAGTGGCGAAGGATGCTGGGTCCCGCTGGGCGGATACCAACTCGAAAACGACGGCAAACCTGTTGGATTCGAGAACCATACAAGTCATCCGTCAGTTGGCGATGTGTTGTTCTACCCCGGCGGCTATAGCGAGGCGGAGATTATAATGGCGTACGGTCCCTGCGTGTTCTCGAGCAAGATGGGACAACTTGCTGGTAATCATTTCCTAACGATCGTGAAGGGTAAGGAACAGTTGCGGCCCTTCGGCCTTAAGATCCTGTGGGAAGGTGCACAGGAGGTGTTGTTCGGGTTGATGTAA
- a CDS encoding SDR family NAD(P)-dependent oxidoreductase, with amino-acid sequence MSTSAATQGEPMPVAFVTGASSGTGREIAEQLAQAGYLVALAGRKLDELDRTATHIAAKGGESRIFAFDIRDEIATAEAIDAFLVWSGRRIDVLVNAAAIPGPVEVPIGKLSLAEFDAMLDTNLRGPFLTMSHLLPVMIGQKHGRVINIGGNHGMRGRAGRVGYSSSKWGLRGLTRCAALEAGSAGVTVNYIAPGPIAVERMKRNWAERARRDGIDDATAVRRYTAEMGPALGQLNEPADIAAMVLFLAGEGGRNITGQELVIDGGIVV; translated from the coding sequence ATGAGCACGTCTGCCGCAACGCAGGGCGAGCCGATGCCGGTCGCGTTCGTCACCGGTGCATCGAGCGGCACCGGCCGCGAGATCGCCGAACAGTTGGCGCAAGCCGGATACCTTGTCGCATTGGCGGGACGCAAGCTCGATGAACTTGACCGGACGGCGACGCATATCGCGGCGAAGGGCGGCGAGTCGCGCATATTCGCTTTCGATATCCGCGACGAAATCGCGACCGCCGAAGCGATCGACGCGTTTCTCGTCTGGTCCGGGCGGCGTATCGATGTGCTGGTGAATGCGGCAGCGATTCCCGGCCCGGTCGAAGTGCCGATCGGAAAGCTGTCGCTGGCCGAATTCGACGCGATGCTCGACACCAATCTGCGCGGTCCGTTTCTGACGATGTCGCATCTGTTGCCGGTGATGATCGGGCAGAAACATGGCCGCGTCATCAATATCGGTGGCAACCACGGGATGCGTGGACGCGCGGGACGGGTTGGCTACTCGTCGTCCAAATGGGGGTTGCGGGGCCTGACGCGGTGCGCGGCGCTCGAAGCGGGGAGTGCGGGCGTGACGGTCAATTATATTGCGCCAGGTCCGATTGCGGTCGAGCGGATGAAGCGCAATTGGGCCGAGCGCGCGCGTCGCGATGGAATCGACGATGCGACGGCAGTGCGTCGCTACACCGCTGAAATGGGACCGGCACTGGGCCAGTTGAACGAGCCTGCCGACATCGCTGCGATGGTGCTGTTTCTGGCAGGTGAAGGCGGCCGGAACATCACCGGACAGGAACTCGTGATCGACGGTGGAATCGTTGTTTAA